A window of Psychroflexus sp. ALD_RP9 contains these coding sequences:
- a CDS encoding energy transducer TonB, whose product MEPKKNPKKDLNRKSFLFFQIGLALMLGITLVLIEWKTYDKEQIDTGKVDLNMLEEEDVPITEIQAPPPPPPPPPPPAPPVIEVVDNEEEVEEVVIEATDTDQDEVVEVEEVEEVEEEIGDVSFMVIEQAPIFPGCENAKDKKKCMSEKIKEFVNDEFNTGLASDLGLSGINRVYVQFKINKNGDIVEVGARAPHPRLQREGERVIKKLPKMKPGEQRGQKVGVIYSLPITFQVRD is encoded by the coding sequence ATGGAACCTAAAAAGAATCCTAAAAAAGATTTGAATAGAAAAAGTTTTCTTTTCTTTCAAATTGGTTTAGCACTTATGCTGGGGATTACGTTGGTCTTAATCGAATGGAAAACATACGATAAAGAGCAAATAGACACTGGCAAGGTAGATTTAAACATGCTTGAAGAAGAAGATGTACCAATCACTGAAATTCAAGCACCACCACCGCCACCGCCACCACCGCCACCACCAGCACCACCTGTAATCGAGGTCGTTGATAACGAAGAAGAAGTTGAAGAAGTTGTCATTGAAGCAACCGATACAGACCAAGATGAGGTAGTTGAAGTTGAAGAAGTTGAAGAAGTTGAAGAAGAAATTGGCGATGTGTCATTTATGGTCATTGAGCAAGCACCTATTTTCCCTGGTTGTGAAAACGCTAAGGACAAGAAAAAATGTATGAGTGAAAAAATAAAGGAGTTTGTAAATGATGAGTTTAATACAGGTTTAGCTTCAGATTTGGGATTATCAGGTATTAACCGTGTTTATGTTCAATTCAAAATCAATAAAAACGGTGATATTGTAGAGGTTGGTGCTAGAGCTCCACATCCAAGGTTACAACGTGAAGGTGAACGTGTAATTAAAAAGTTACCTAAAATGAAGCCAGGTGAACAACGTGGACAAAAAGTAGGTGTTATTTACTCATTACCTATTACCTTTCAAGTTAGAGATTAA
- the gcvH gene encoding glycine cleavage system protein GcvH, translated as MNLPEDLKYTKDHEWIKIDGDTITVGITDFAQSELGDIVYVEVETVDETLDKDEVFGTVEAVKTVSDLFIPVDGEIIEFNESLEDEPEKVNEDPYGDGWMIKVKVSDKSQLDELMDAEAYKAHIG; from the coding sequence ATGAATTTACCAGAAGACTTAAAGTATACTAAAGACCATGAATGGATTAAGATTGATGGTGATACGATTACTGTTGGCATTACAGATTTTGCTCAAAGTGAACTTGGCGATATTGTTTACGTTGAAGTAGAAACTGTTGATGAAACCCTAGATAAAGATGAAGTCTTTGGAACTGTAGAAGCCGTTAAAACAGTGTCTGACCTATTTATTCCTGTTGATGGTGAAATAATAGAGTTTAATGAAAGTCTAGAAGACGAACCAGAAAAAGTTAACGAAGATCCTTATGGCGATGGCTGGATGATTAAAGTAAAAGTAAGTGATAAATCGCAATTAGACGAATTAATGGATGCTGAAGCTTACAAAGCTCATATCGGATAA
- a CDS encoding VanZ family protein has translation MSNIPSIGTENSDKVYHAIAYFILSTAWNLFYLNSAKEHTKIKFILSICISIILFGIVIEFLQELITSYRTFDVNDMFANSIGCISAAIVFAILLEKLKIKWLKFN, from the coding sequence ATGAGTAACATTCCTAGCATTGGCACTGAAAATTCTGATAAGGTATATCATGCCATAGCTTATTTCATATTAAGCACAGCATGGAATTTATTTTATTTAAATTCAGCTAAAGAACATACTAAAATTAAGTTTATTTTAAGTATTTGTATTTCAATTATACTTTTTGGCATTGTTATTGAGTTTCTACAAGAATTAATAACTAGTTATAGAACTTTTGACGTCAACGACATGTTTGCTAATTCTATTGGATGCATATCAGCAGCTATAGTCTTTGCAATCTTGTTAGAGAAATTAAAAATTAAATGGCTAAAATTTAATTAG
- the cyoE gene encoding heme o synthase, translated as MSKSITTHRSLPNFIADFKSITKFRLAVSVVFSSVAGYLLGVEQINLWHIIYLALGGYAMVGASNAYNQIIEKDLDAKMDRTKSRPLPAGRMSKTYAFIIASILTLIGIYLLYIINPITAMFGAISIFIYTSLYTPLKTKTPLAVFVGAIPGAIPFMLGWVAASGNFGIEPGTLFMIQFFWQFPHFWALGWWLYDDYKKGGFFMLPTGKRDKGTAVQIILYTIWTIIVSLIPVLGVTGDFYITPISAIIIFALGIYMLLKAIKLFKTKQVKASKQLMLASVTYITLIQIVYVADKYVRSWMEI; from the coding sequence TTGTCAAAATCAATTACCACACACAGATCGTTACCAAATTTTATAGCTGACTTCAAGAGTATAACGAAGTTTAGATTAGCAGTTAGTGTGGTTTTTTCTTCAGTAGCTGGCTACTTACTTGGTGTAGAGCAAATTAATTTATGGCACATTATTTACCTAGCACTAGGTGGTTATGCCATGGTTGGTGCATCCAATGCTTATAACCAAATTATCGAAAAAGACTTAGATGCTAAAATGGACCGCACTAAATCACGGCCACTACCGGCTGGTAGAATGTCTAAAACCTATGCATTTATAATTGCTTCAATTTTAACTTTAATTGGGATTTACTTGTTATACATCATCAATCCAATTACAGCCATGTTTGGTGCAATTTCAATTTTTATCTACACAAGCCTTTACACACCACTTAAAACAAAAACACCACTTGCTGTGTTTGTAGGTGCTATTCCTGGAGCAATCCCGTTTATGCTTGGCTGGGTAGCCGCAAGCGGAAATTTTGGTATCGAACCAGGAACCCTATTTATGATTCAATTTTTTTGGCAATTTCCACATTTTTGGGCCTTAGGTTGGTGGCTATATGACGATTACAAGAAAGGTGGTTTTTTTATGCTACCAACTGGCAAAAGAGATAAAGGAACCGCTGTACAAATAATTCTGTATACCATCTGGACGATTATTGTGTCTTTAATTCCAGTCTTAGGTGTTACAGGAGATTTTTACATCACGCCAATTTCAGCAATAATTATATTTGCTTTAGGAATATATATGCTTTTAAAAGCAATCAAACTTTTTAAAACCAAACAAGTAAAAGCTTCAAAGCAGTTAATGTTAGCGAGCGTTACTTACATCACTTTAATTCAAATAGTTTACGTAGCTGATAAATATGTACGATCATGGATGGAGATTTAA
- a CDS encoding gliding motility protein RemB — protein sequence MNLNRLILILALNATFISTAQKKLETYPVFENCESISTKKCFNETFISELKEKYSHPNDLDTTQLIEAKLLFEVDTAGVFKPIFINTSNIKVKRQLEKAIAKLPQIKPATYNAKPRFVRYNVTVKVPFELSENFKLVQTNSTANKTSTEIKTNPLKLEYDRLKNQKFNDEQFDSQLNIPFSHEVYNRFDKQMNMIGTNTHTASKPFSYEEVKPYYSFKDNVETLRFETDTWFGKKFFNEDLVTIKGEDYWFTINIGADLQLGKDFDSNSDYTYNNTRAAFIQGQLGKKINVFTAIYESQGRFADYFNRYAESIGPYDGNPATIPSRGIAKRFGEDAYDYPIAEGYISYKPSQYFRFTLGHGQNFIGDGYRSLFISDNASIHPYFKIETNVWKLKYTNTWRSLRDIRSAVNDNGSYRTKFMATHHLSYNVTKRLNLGLFESVIWENDNNRGFDFNYLNPVILYQMIQFSTGSEGGNALIGLSYKYKWTDQINSYGQLIIDEFSSDAVFGGQQSWKNKLGYQLGVKYFDAFKVKDLTLQVEYNQVRPYTYSHNTGVLNYGHNNQSLAHQWGANFRELIGIARYRKDRWYGHTKLIFGKRGLETNENFDPYYGGIIFGNERDRAFENNVKIGQGNTVNIFIGELELGYLLNPKTNLKLYTSLIYRDFNASTNTSKVFDNTTTWLNFGFRTDLFNWYYDR from the coding sequence ATGAATCTGAATCGACTTATTTTAATTCTTGCCTTAAACGCAACTTTTATTAGCACTGCCCAAAAAAAGCTTGAGACTTATCCTGTTTTCGAAAATTGTGAATCTATCTCAACTAAAAAATGCTTTAATGAAACATTTATCTCAGAATTAAAGGAAAAATATAGTCACCCAAACGATTTAGATACGACTCAACTTATTGAAGCTAAACTATTATTTGAGGTTGATACAGCTGGCGTATTTAAACCAATATTTATTAATACTTCAAATATTAAAGTAAAACGCCAACTTGAAAAAGCTATCGCTAAATTACCTCAAATTAAACCCGCAACTTATAATGCAAAACCGCGATTTGTAAGGTATAATGTTACTGTTAAAGTACCTTTTGAATTAAGCGAAAATTTCAAATTAGTTCAAACAAATAGCACGGCCAACAAAACTTCAACCGAGATTAAAACTAATCCTCTAAAGTTAGAATACGATCGCTTAAAAAATCAAAAATTTAATGACGAACAGTTTGATAGTCAGCTAAATATTCCGTTTTCACATGAGGTTTATAATCGTTTCGACAAACAAATGAATATGATTGGGACCAATACTCATACAGCTTCAAAACCATTTTCTTATGAAGAAGTAAAACCTTACTACAGCTTCAAAGATAATGTAGAAACACTAAGATTTGAGACTGATACTTGGTTTGGAAAAAAATTCTTTAATGAAGACTTAGTAACCATAAAAGGAGAAGATTACTGGTTCACTATTAACATTGGCGCTGATTTACAACTAGGAAAAGACTTTGACTCGAATAGTGATTACACCTACAACAATACGCGAGCAGCCTTTATTCAAGGACAACTTGGTAAAAAAATTAATGTATTTACAGCTATTTACGAAAGTCAAGGCCGTTTTGCCGATTATTTTAATCGTTATGCAGAATCGATTGGACCTTATGATGGCAACCCTGCAACGATTCCATCAAGAGGAATTGCCAAAAGGTTTGGAGAAGATGCGTATGACTACCCAATCGCTGAAGGCTATATAAGCTACAAGCCTAGTCAATATTTCAGATTTACACTCGGGCATGGTCAAAACTTCATCGGTGATGGATATAGATCTTTATTTATAAGTGACAATGCGTCTATTCATCCATACTTTAAAATTGAAACTAATGTTTGGAAACTAAAATATACAAATACATGGCGCTCACTACGCGACATTAGAAGCGCTGTAAATGATAATGGCTCTTATCGTACTAAATTTATGGCAACTCACCATTTAAGCTACAATGTTACTAAACGCTTAAATCTTGGTCTTTTTGAGTCGGTCATTTGGGAAAACGATAATAATCGAGGGTTTGACTTCAACTACTTGAATCCAGTTATACTTTACCAAATGATTCAGTTTTCTACAGGTTCTGAAGGCGGTAATGCTTTGATTGGTCTTAGTTATAAATATAAGTGGACAGACCAAATTAATTCTTATGGACAGCTTATTATAGATGAGTTTTCAAGTGATGCTGTATTTGGTGGTCAACAAAGCTGGAAAAATAAGCTTGGCTACCAACTTGGTGTAAAATATTTTGATGCATTTAAGGTTAAAGACTTAACGCTTCAAGTAGAATATAATCAGGTAAGACCTTATACCTATTCCCACAATACAGGTGTACTTAATTACGGTCATAACAACCAATCATTGGCTCATCAATGGGGCGCTAATTTCAGAGAATTAATTGGTATTGCTAGGTATAGAAAAGATAGATGGTATGGGCATACAAAACTGATTTTTGGTAAACGCGGCCTAGAAACCAACGAGAACTTTGACCCTTATTATGGTGGTATTATTTTCGGAAATGAACGTGATCGCGCTTTTGAAAATAATGTTAAAATAGGTCAAGGCAATACCGTTAATATTTTTATTGGTGAGCTTGAATTAGGCTACTTACTTAACCCTAAAACAAACTTAAAGTTATACACCTCACTTATTTATAGAGATTTTAATGCGAGTACAAATACTTCAAAGGTATTTGATAATACGACAACTTGGTTAAATTTCGGTTTTAGAACAGATTTATTTAATTGGTACTACGACCGTTAA